From Nocardia sp. NBC_00416:
TGTCGGTCGCCCTGGCCTGGTTGCTACAGCGGTCGCCGAATATCCTGCTCATTCCCGGAACCTCGTCGGCTGCCCATCTGCGCGAGAATGTCGCCGGCGCCGGACTCCGGCTCTCCCCCGAAGACATCGCCGAACTCGACAAGATCGACCAACGGTGAGGTAGCTACCCGATGGCCGGGCGGCGGAATTCAGTAGCGCTCGGGCACAAGGTCATTCACCGGGATCGGGCCTTACCCGGGCGAAGTGCGTCCATGATGAGGTCCAGCAGCCGACCGGTCTGGTCCGGGCCACCGCCGACGGCCGTCGACAAGAATACTCCGAAAAGCATGGCGATGACATCGCCGGCGGCGACGTCATCGCGCAGCGAACCCGATCGCGCTCCGGCCGCGAGGAGGGTCGCGACCGTGGCGGTGAGGCGCTCCCGCGTGGTCGGCGTGGCGATGGTTCCCGAGGCCCAGCCGGCACGGAGGGTGTCGAGCATGCCGCGTTTGGTGGCGACGAATTCCGCGTAGCGGTCCATCCAGGCGCGTAACGCGGCGTCGGGCGGCTGTGCGGCGAGCAGGTCGACGGCGCTG
This genomic window contains:
- a CDS encoding TetR/AcrR family transcriptional regulator — its product is MGKSESLSAGAPGHGRPARADARRNREKLLDVARAEFAAADGTVALEAVARAAGVGIGTLYRHFPTREALVEAVYAAELDDVATSAVDLLAAQPPDAALRAWMDRYAEFVATKRGMLDTLRAGWASGTIATPTTRERLTATVATLLAAGARSGSLRDDVAAGDVIAMLFGVFLSTAVGGGPDQTGRLLDLIMDALRPGKARSR